The following are encoded together in the bacterium Unc6 genome:
- a CDS encoding 3-oxoacyl-[acyl-carrier-protein] reductase produces the protein MLNNKIAFITGAGRGIGFEIAKTLGKQGASLVLCDIDEKIITDSAKSLSDLTGKNVLGLVIDVTDQESVEEGVNKIIDKFQKIDILVNNAGITRDALILRMKDEDWDAVLNVNLKGAFHCIRSVSRYMLKQRSGKIINVASIIGLMGNPGQANYSASKAGLIGLTKTAAKEFASRGIQVNAVAPGFIETVMTSKLTEDIRNKILSVIPAGRFGKAEDIAEVVLFLSGSGSDYLTGEIIRIDGGMAM, from the coding sequence ATGTTAAATAATAAAATTGCATTTATAACTGGTGCGGGAAGAGGGATTGGTTTTGAGATTGCAAAAACTCTTGGGAAACAGGGTGCAAGCCTTGTCCTGTGTGATATAGATGAGAAAATAATAACAGACTCTGCAAAGTCCCTTTCTGATTTAACAGGGAAAAATGTTTTGGGTTTGGTTATAGATGTTACAGATCAGGAGTCGGTTGAAGAAGGTGTAAATAAAATTATTGATAAATTTCAAAAGATAGATATTCTTGTAAATAATGCAGGTATTACACGAGATGCACTTATTTTAAGAATGAAAGACGAGGACTGGGATGCTGTTCTTAATGTGAATCTTAAAGGTGCATTTCATTGTATAAGGTCGGTGTCCCGTTATATGTTAAAACAAAGGTCTGGTAAAATTATAAATGTTGCATCCATAATAGGGCTGATGGGAAATCCTGGACAGGCTAACTATTCTGCATCAAAAGCAGGTCTTATCGGGCTTACAAAAACTGCTGCAAAAGAGTTTGCCTCACGCGGCATACAGGTAAATGCAGTTGCCCCTGGTTTTATAGAAACGGTAATGACCTCAAAACTTACGGAAGATATAAGAAATAAAATACTCTCTGTAATACCTGCTGGCAGATTCGGTAAGGCAGAGGATATTGCAGAAGTGGTGCTTTTTCTTTCAGGTTCCGGTTCAGATTATCTTACAGGTGAGATTATTCGGATAGACGGCGGAATGGCAATGTAG
- a CDS encoding phosphoribosylamine--glycine ligase: MKAVVIGSGGREHAIVWKISQSPRIKKIWCLPGNAGISSIAECVNIKADNIGEIFEFVKKTNPDIVVVGPEKPLCLGLSDRISSIGINVFGPSKDASQLEGSKVFSKLLMKKYNIPTANAEIFKDYQKALHYVESVQFPIVIKADGLAAGKGVLIAKTKQEAKQSIKMILVDRVFGFSGEKIIVEECLTGQEASILALTDGKTVISLAPSQDHKRIGENDTGPNTGGMGAYSPTPVVTDSIIKEMEEKILKKTVYAMEKEGHLYRGVLYAGIMITSEGPKVLEFNVRFGDPEAQSILPRLDSDIVDAMLSVCEGKILQTTLKWKEQSCVCVVVSSRGYPGDYEKGKIIYGLDKVSKMRNVHLFHSGTKFNNGNIITDSGRVISITAMGKNIKSAIKNVYNAVSMISFENMYYRKDIARVALLYE; the protein is encoded by the coding sequence ATGAAAGCAGTTGTGATCGGTTCTGGTGGAAGAGAGCATGCAATTGTATGGAAGATAAGCCAGAGTCCAAGGATAAAAAAGATATGGTGTCTGCCGGGCAATGCCGGAATTTCATCAATTGCAGAGTGTGTGAATATAAAAGCAGATAATATAGGGGAGATTTTTGAATTTGTAAAGAAGACAAATCCAGATATTGTTGTCGTTGGCCCTGAAAAGCCTCTGTGTTTAGGGCTTTCAGACAGGATTTCTTCTATCGGTATAAATGTATTTGGCCCTTCAAAAGATGCATCCCAGCTTGAGGGAAGCAAGGTTTTTTCAAAACTTCTTATGAAAAAATATAATATACCAACCGCAAATGCAGAGATTTTTAAAGACTATCAAAAGGCATTACATTATGTAGAAAGTGTTCAATTTCCCATTGTTATAAAAGCAGATGGCCTTGCAGCAGGAAAAGGTGTTTTAATTGCAAAAACAAAACAGGAGGCAAAACAATCAATTAAAATGATTTTAGTGGACAGGGTATTTGGCTTTTCAGGTGAAAAGATAATAGTGGAAGAGTGTCTTACGGGGCAGGAGGCATCAATACTTGCTCTTACAGATGGAAAAACAGTGATTTCTCTTGCTCCATCCCAGGACCATAAAAGAATAGGCGAGAATGATACAGGACCAAACACAGGTGGTATGGGTGCATATTCACCAACACCTGTTGTGACAGACTCTATAATTAAAGAGATGGAGGAAAAGATATTAAAAAAAACTGTTTATGCAATGGAAAAAGAAGGACACCTATACAGAGGGGTTTTGTATGCAGGGATTATGATTACATCAGAAGGACCAAAGGTTCTTGAGTTTAATGTAAGGTTCGGAGACCCTGAGGCGCAGTCAATACTTCCGAGGCTTGATTCTGATATTGTTGATGCAATGCTATCTGTTTGTGAAGGAAAGATTTTGCAAACAACATTAAAATGGAAAGAACAGTCTTGTGTATGTGTTGTAGTCTCATCAAGAGGATACCCTGGAGATTATGAAAAGGGCAAAATAATTTACGGACTTGACAAGGTTTCAAAGATGAGAAATGTCCATCTCTTTCACTCAGGAACAAAATTTAATAACGGGAATATAATAACAGATAGCGGAAGAGTTATAAGCATAACCGCAATGGGGAAAAATATAAAAAGTGCTATAAAAAATGTGTATAATGCAGTTTCTATGATAAGTTTTGAAAATATGTATTACAGGAAAGATATTGCCAGGGTAGCATTGTTATATGAATAG